AAACCCCAATGATTATTCCAAGCATACTTAAGAATGACCTTATCTTATTGACATAAAGCGATTTTATGGCTGCGGTTGTATACTCAAGGAGGATCATTTAATCTTTAATTACTACTGTATCTTTATCATTCAGGTCTTGTGGTGGGTTAAGAACTATTTTTTCATTTTCATAAAGCCCAGAGAGAACACAAGCTTCCATTGCATTTTCCAAGCTAGTCTTTATTTCACGCTTTACAACTTTATTCCCTTTCACTACAAAAACATACCTTTTGCCCTCAGATTCTACAATTGCCTCAAGGGGAATTTTTAATACATTATCTATCTTTTCCCTTATTTCAACATCACACTGCATATCTGGCAAAAGGGAAAGATTAGTATGGTTAATGTTTAATGTAATCTCAAAATACCTTATTCCACTCTCAGAGGATGTAATCAAAGAGGAGGAAATTTTGCTTATTTTTCCTTTAATCGAAAGATTTGGATATGCATCAACCTTTACAATAGCCTCTTGTAAAGGGCTGCATTTACTTATATCTACCTCATCAATACGGGCTTTTATGCGATAAGAAGAAGGATCAATAATAGTAAATAAATATGTCCCAATTGATATGGGTAGACCTTTTTTCGCATCTTCGGAAACCTTTATAACCTTTCCTGATATGGGAGCCTTAATCTCTGTCCAAGCAAGTTGCTGCTTTACCCAATCAGAGGAAATAGCCTCTCTTATATTTCTTTTGCTTTCTATCTTGTCTTTGGCTCCTGAATAGGCAACCTGGGCAAGCTGATATTGAACATAGAATTTTTCTAATTCATTCTTTGCTATTGCCTTTAGTTCATAA
The window above is part of the bacterium genome. Proteins encoded here:
- a CDS encoding efflux RND transporter periplasmic adaptor subunit encodes the protein MNNRWILITIFLLFLSSCYKTPYVDTYCVKKEGFELSITSRGRVEAIKEFQIKSKIAGVIQEVKVCEGSLVKKGEILLKLDKTEYLARLKEIEMDRLAKDLEIKEAERNLKENELNLKNAKRDYETYKELYELKAIAKNELEKFYVQYQLAQVAYSGAKDKIESKRNIREAISSDWVKQQLAWTEIKAPISGKVIKVSEDAKKGLPISIGTYLFTIIDPSSYRIKARIDEVDISKCSPLQEAIVKVDAYPNLSIKGKISKISSSLITSSESGIRYFEITLNINHTNLSLLPDMQCDVEIREKIDNVLKIPLEAIVESEGKRYVFVVKGNKVVKREIKTSLENAMEACVLSGLYENEKIVLNPPQDLNDKDTVVIKD